A region from the Ciconia boyciana chromosome 1, ASM3463844v1, whole genome shotgun sequence genome encodes:
- the RERG gene encoding ras-related and estrogen-regulated growth inhibitor isoform X2 — MFTSMTYQDQKRTLHSLVVRFLTKRFIWEYDPTLESTYRHQATIDDEVVSMEILDTAGQEDAIQKEGHVRWGEGFVLVYDITDRGSFEEVLPLKNLLDEVKKPKNVTLILVGNKADLDHSRQVSTEEGEKLATELACAFYECSACTGEGNIMEAFYELCREVRRRKMVQGKTRRRSSTTHVKQAINKMLTKISS; from the exons CTCTCGTTGTACGCTTCCTGACCAAACGGTTCATCTGGGAATATGACCCAACGCTAG AGTCTACATATCGTCACCAGGCTACCATTGATGATGAAGTGGTTTCCATGGAGATACTAGATACAGCTGGTCAG gaGGACGCTATTCAGAAAGAAGGACACGTGCGATGGGGTGAAGGCTTTGTGCTGGTTTATGACATCACGGACAGAGGCAGCTTTGAGGAAGTGCTGCCACTTAAGAACTTGTTGGATgaagttaaaaaacccaaaaatgtCACCCTGATCCTGGTGGGGAACAAAGCAGACTTGGATCACTCCAGGCAGGTCAGCACAGAGGAAGGTGAAAAGCTGGCCACAGAACTAGCATGTGCTTTTTATGAGTGCTCTGCTTGCACAGGAGAGGGCAACATTATGGAGGCCTTCTATGAGCTCTGTCGTGAGGTACGGCGTCGAAAGATGGTCCAGGGCAAGACTCGGAGACGAAGCTCCACCACCCATGTCAAGCAGGCAATTAATAAGATGCTTACCAAAATCAGCAGCTAA
- the RERG gene encoding ras-related and estrogen-regulated growth inhibitor isoform X1, with amino-acid sequence MAKSAEVKLAIFGRAGVGKSALVVRFLTKRFIWEYDPTLESTYRHQATIDDEVVSMEILDTAGQEDAIQKEGHVRWGEGFVLVYDITDRGSFEEVLPLKNLLDEVKKPKNVTLILVGNKADLDHSRQVSTEEGEKLATELACAFYECSACTGEGNIMEAFYELCREVRRRKMVQGKTRRRSSTTHVKQAINKMLTKISS; translated from the exons CTCTCGTTGTACGCTTCCTGACCAAACGGTTCATCTGGGAATATGACCCAACGCTAG AGTCTACATATCGTCACCAGGCTACCATTGATGATGAAGTGGTTTCCATGGAGATACTAGATACAGCTGGTCAG gaGGACGCTATTCAGAAAGAAGGACACGTGCGATGGGGTGAAGGCTTTGTGCTGGTTTATGACATCACGGACAGAGGCAGCTTTGAGGAAGTGCTGCCACTTAAGAACTTGTTGGATgaagttaaaaaacccaaaaatgtCACCCTGATCCTGGTGGGGAACAAAGCAGACTTGGATCACTCCAGGCAGGTCAGCACAGAGGAAGGTGAAAAGCTGGCCACAGAACTAGCATGTGCTTTTTATGAGTGCTCTGCTTGCACAGGAGAGGGCAACATTATGGAGGCCTTCTATGAGCTCTGTCGTGAGGTACGGCGTCGAAAGATGGTCCAGGGCAAGACTCGGAGACGAAGCTCCACCACCCATGTCAAGCAGGCAATTAATAAGATGCTTACCAAAATCAGCAGCTAA